One genomic window of Pirellulales bacterium includes the following:
- the tsaE gene encoding tRNA (adenosine(37)-N6)-threonylcarbamoyltransferase complex ATPase subunit type 1 TsaE, translated as MPITVHLQDEAATQELARALAAAIAGPQVIGLIGTLGAGKTRFVQALAQGLGIDPQTVQSPTFALIHEYQGRRRLCHFDAYRLRDEDEFEALGPEEYFEADAVCVVEWSDRVARCLPDDRIEVSLEITSPTSRRITFEAFGPRSTEVLARLGTAKNLGRIPPD; from the coding sequence TTGCCGATCACGGTCCACCTCCAAGACGAAGCCGCCACTCAGGAGCTGGCCCGCGCGCTGGCGGCCGCGATCGCCGGCCCCCAAGTGATCGGGCTCATCGGGACCTTGGGCGCCGGCAAGACACGGTTCGTCCAGGCGCTGGCGCAAGGGCTCGGAATCGATCCGCAGACCGTGCAGAGCCCGACCTTTGCGTTGATTCACGAGTATCAAGGCCGCCGCCGGCTGTGCCATTTCGACGCGTACCGGCTGCGCGACGAGGACGAATTCGAGGCCCTCGGGCCCGAGGAATATTTCGAGGCCGACGCGGTATGCGTCGTGGAATGGTCCGATCGAGTCGCACGTTGCCTGCCCGACGATCGGATCGAGGTGAGCCTCGAAATCACTTCCCCCACCTCCAGGCGGATCACGTTCGAGGCCTTCGGCCCGCGGTCCACCGAGGTCCTCGCCAGGCTTGGAACGGCGAAAAACCTCGGTCGCATCCCCCCCGATTAG
- a CDS encoding thiamine-phosphate kinase, giving the protein MEAELIRWLEQHVPRHRALRLPLGDDTALVEMPSPAGVLVTVDLLSAGVDFLPDQVDLQRVGRKALAVNLSDIAAMGGKPTAAVVALALPREGALAQAQRLYAGILPLAAEYDVAIAGGDTNTWEGQLVIAVTVLGQPHARGLLRRDGARTGDVILVTGRFGGSILGKQFDFNPRVREIARLLDRYQLHAAIDVSDGLALDASRMAAASGCGIVLDTARVPIDPAAEELARRDGRSPLEHALGDGEDFELVLAAPPEEAARMLDEQPLEVPLTAIGHCAAEVGLWSIDATGQQRPLPATGYEHPGT; this is encoded by the coding sequence ATGGAAGCCGAATTGATTCGCTGGCTCGAGCAGCATGTGCCCCGGCATCGCGCCTTGCGATTGCCGCTAGGCGACGACACGGCCCTGGTCGAAATGCCGAGCCCCGCGGGCGTGCTGGTCACGGTCGATCTGCTCTCCGCCGGCGTCGATTTCCTGCCCGACCAGGTCGATCTGCAACGCGTCGGCCGCAAGGCGCTGGCCGTCAATCTCAGCGACATTGCCGCCATGGGTGGGAAGCCGACCGCGGCGGTTGTCGCGCTGGCACTGCCCCGCGAGGGGGCGCTGGCCCAGGCACAGCGGCTGTACGCGGGCATCTTGCCGTTGGCCGCAGAATACGACGTTGCCATCGCCGGCGGTGATACCAACACCTGGGAAGGGCAATTGGTGATTGCCGTGACCGTCTTGGGACAACCGCACGCGCGGGGGCTGTTAAGGCGCGACGGTGCCAGGACCGGCGACGTGATCCTCGTGACAGGCCGGTTTGGCGGCAGCATCCTCGGCAAGCAATTTGACTTCAACCCCCGTGTCCGCGAAATCGCGCGGCTCCTCGACCGTTATCAATTGCACGCGGCGATCGACGTCAGCGACGGGTTGGCGCTCGACGCTTCGCGGATGGCTGCGGCGAGCGGCTGCGGCATCGTGCTCGACACCGCCCGAGTGCCCATCGATCCGGCAGCCGAAGAGCTGGCCCGGCGCGATGGCCGTTCGCCGCTGGAACACGCCTTGGGTGATGGCGAGGATTTCGAGCTCGTGCTGGCCGCGCCCCCGGAAGAGGCCGCACGGATGCTCGACGAGCAACCGCTGGAAGTGCCGCTCACCGCGATCGGCCACTGCGCGGCCGAGGTGGGCCTTTGGTCGATCGATGCCACGGGGCAACAGCGGCCGCTGCCGGCCACTGGCTACGAGCACCCAGGGACGTAG
- a CDS encoding trypsin-like peptidase domain-containing protein, translating into MVIATGSRRALAKLAFALLATATFWAPWSPCAASELRRSAIVKAVEQVRPAVVNIRGEKVVTATDERAPGVEVDRRVNGMGTGIIIDDRGYILTNHHVVDGVSRIEVTMFDGAQRIAKLVTSDERTDLAIIKIDADEKLPIITVGTSSDLMHGETVIAVGNAYGYEHTVTRGIISALHRSVEVGEGVNYDDLIQTDASINPGNSGGPLLNIDGEMIGVNVAVRAGAQGIGFAIPVDKAMQVAAELLSTRRVVRTWHGVVPKPNLQGKDPGLVVAGFEEASPAAAAELQVGDVIREVNGRRVDRTLDFERMLLDQKAGDAVELSVDRGGRSVHVTLTLATVPREATPAPQGQGDEIWQELGLKLKPIAPAAFRELHTTYRGGMSVVAVRPNSPAAKQGIHRGDVLVGIHVYETISDDNVLYVLHSDDLAKIQPLKFYILRDGQTLFGYMSLDRGQTGVARLNR; encoded by the coding sequence ATGGTGATAGCGACAGGTTCTCGCCGCGCGCTGGCCAAACTCGCGTTTGCCCTGTTGGCGACGGCTACCTTCTGGGCCCCGTGGTCGCCGTGCGCGGCCAGCGAGCTGCGCCGCTCGGCGATCGTCAAAGCCGTCGAACAAGTGCGACCGGCAGTCGTCAACATTCGCGGCGAAAAAGTCGTCACCGCGACGGACGAACGCGCCCCGGGCGTCGAAGTCGACCGCCGCGTCAACGGGATGGGCACCGGCATCATCATCGACGACCGCGGCTACATCCTGACGAACCATCACGTCGTCGATGGGGTGTCGCGGATCGAAGTCACGATGTTCGACGGTGCGCAACGGATCGCCAAGTTAGTCACCTCCGACGAGCGGACCGACCTGGCGATCATCAAGATCGACGCCGACGAGAAGTTGCCCATCATCACCGTGGGAACCTCGAGCGACCTGATGCACGGCGAAACGGTGATCGCCGTCGGCAACGCCTACGGGTACGAACATACGGTCACCCGCGGCATCATCAGCGCGCTGCACCGTTCGGTCGAGGTTGGCGAAGGGGTCAACTACGACGATCTGATTCAGACCGATGCGAGCATCAACCCGGGCAATTCCGGCGGGCCGCTGCTGAACATTGACGGCGAAATGATCGGCGTGAACGTCGCCGTCCGGGCCGGCGCGCAGGGGATCGGGTTTGCCATCCCGGTCGACAAGGCGATGCAGGTCGCGGCCGAGCTGCTGAGCACGCGGCGCGTCGTCCGCACCTGGCACGGCGTCGTGCCCAAGCCCAACCTGCAAGGCAAAGACCCCGGCCTGGTCGTGGCGGGCTTCGAAGAGGCGAGCCCCGCGGCCGCGGCCGAACTGCAGGTGGGCGACGTGATTCGCGAAGTGAACGGGCGCCGAGTCGACCGCACGCTCGACTTCGAGCGGATGCTGCTCGATCAGAAGGCGGGTGACGCCGTCGAGCTGAGCGTCGATCGCGGCGGCCGCTCGGTGCATGTGACACTCACCTTGGCGACCGTACCCCGCGAGGCGACGCCTGCTCCCCAGGGCCAGGGCGACGAAATCTGGCAGGAGCTGGGCCTGAAGCTCAAGCCGATCGCGCCAGCCGCATTCCGCGAGTTGCACACAACCTATCGCGGCGGGATGAGCGTCGTGGCGGTCCGGCCCAACAGCCCCGCCGCCAAGCAGGGCATCCATCGCGGCGACGTGCTCGTGGGCATTCACGTCTACGAGACGATCTCGGACGACAATGTGCTGTACGTGCTGCACAGTGACGACCTCGCCAAGATCCAACCGCTGAAGTTCTACATCCTGCGTGACGGCCAGACGTTGTTCGGCTACATGTCACTCGACCGGGGCCAGACCGGCGTCGCCCGGCTCAACCGCTAG
- a CDS encoding ABC transporter ATP-binding protein codes for MARKDLRRWRGSRARLQSQSSTPVASSYGAFVADSFPLLEVRNLRTYFDTDDGVAKAVDGVSFAVRPGQTVALVGESGCGKTVTALSILQLIPMPPGRIVEGQILLAGQDLVPLTARQLQPIRGGRIAMIFQEPGTSLNPVFTIGDQIAEAIRLHRKVSRAQARQEVLQVLNEVRMSDPERRLSQYPHELSGGMKQRAMIAMALACRPQLLIADEPTTALDVTIQARILELLRKTQADRGMAVLLITHDLGVVAEMADEVVVMYAGKVVEHAAAQDLFARPSHPYTQGLFASLPRVDRQDDRLVAIEGNVPLPTRFPTGCRFRGRCPLAEAKCEQEPPLAEVGPGHRSACWFASDLYAGRRTATRTANATSTAAPAAMQ; via the coding sequence ATGGCTCGGAAGGATTTGCGGCGCTGGCGGGGGTCGAGGGCGAGGCTCCAATCCCAGTCCAGTACGCCGGTTGCTAGCAGCTACGGAGCCTTTGTGGCCGATTCGTTCCCCCTGCTCGAGGTCCGCAACCTGCGGACCTACTTCGATACCGATGATGGCGTGGCCAAGGCGGTCGATGGGGTGAGCTTCGCCGTTCGACCGGGCCAAACCGTGGCCCTGGTCGGCGAAAGCGGCTGCGGCAAGACCGTCACGGCGCTCAGCATCCTGCAGCTCATTCCCATGCCGCCGGGGCGCATCGTCGAAGGCCAGATCCTGCTGGCGGGCCAAGACCTGGTTCCGCTTACGGCGCGGCAGCTTCAGCCGATCCGCGGCGGCCGGATTGCCATGATTTTTCAGGAACCCGGTACGAGCTTGAATCCGGTGTTCACGATCGGCGATCAGATCGCCGAGGCGATTCGGCTGCATCGCAAAGTCAGTCGCGCCCAAGCCCGGCAAGAAGTGCTGCAGGTCTTGAATGAGGTGCGGATGAGCGACCCGGAGCGTCGGCTCAGCCAGTACCCGCACGAATTGTCCGGCGGCATGAAACAACGGGCCATGATTGCGATGGCGCTGGCCTGCCGTCCGCAGTTGCTGATCGCCGACGAGCCCACGACCGCGCTCGACGTGACGATCCAGGCGCGGATTCTCGAATTGCTGCGCAAGACTCAAGCCGACCGCGGCATGGCGGTGCTGTTGATCACGCACGACCTGGGCGTCGTCGCCGAGATGGCCGACGAAGTCGTGGTGATGTATGCCGGCAAGGTCGTCGAACACGCCGCTGCCCAGGACTTGTTCGCACGCCCGTCGCACCCCTACACCCAGGGGCTTTTTGCCAGCCTGCCGCGCGTCGATCGCCAGGACGACCGCCTGGTGGCCATCGAGGGAAATGTCCCGCTGCCGACGCGCTTTCCCACGGGTTGCCGTTTTCGCGGACGCTGTCCGCTGGCCGAAGCGAAATGCGAACAGGAGCCCCCGCTCGCGGAAGTGGGCCCCGGCCACCGGTCGGCGTGCTGGTTCGCCAGCGACCTGTACGCCGGGCGCCGCACGGCGACGCGAACCGCGAACGCCACCAGCACAGCGGCTCCCGCCGCGATGCAGTGA
- a CDS encoding ATP-binding cassette domain-containing protein, whose protein sequence is MAATTSTHDSTVAQPKPLLKVEGLVKHFPVRGGLFRGVREWVRAVDGVSFELGAGRTLGLVGESGCGKTTVGRTILRLIKPTGGSVHFAGQDVFALPPAQLRQLRRQMQIIFQDPYGSLNPRMNVSSIVGEPLWIHGLARGQALRDRVSELLQQVGLPASAGNRYPHEFSGGQRQRIGVARALALRPSFIVCDEPTSALDVSIRAQVINLLIDLQREFRLSYLMISHDLGVVRHISHEVAVMYLGRVVEHAATAELYDQPRHPYTQVLLAAIPVPDPTRRRPRVVAMDDDIPSPIHIPSGCAFHPRCPLFQLKGRPEICQRHVPELLPIAPGARHLASCHFAAESAALSQVSPSA, encoded by the coding sequence ATCGCTGCTACCACATCAACGCACGACTCGACGGTCGCGCAGCCGAAACCGCTGTTGAAGGTCGAAGGGCTCGTCAAACACTTTCCCGTTCGCGGTGGGCTGTTTCGTGGTGTGCGCGAATGGGTCCGCGCCGTGGATGGAGTCAGCTTCGAACTCGGCGCGGGACGGACCTTGGGGCTCGTCGGAGAAAGCGGTTGCGGTAAAACGACCGTCGGCCGAACGATTCTTCGGCTGATCAAGCCCACGGGCGGTTCGGTCCACTTTGCAGGGCAGGACGTCTTTGCCCTCCCGCCGGCCCAGTTGCGGCAGCTGCGCCGCCAGATGCAGATCATCTTTCAGGATCCGTACGGCTCACTCAATCCACGGATGAACGTCAGTTCGATCGTGGGTGAGCCGCTTTGGATTCACGGTCTCGCCCGGGGCCAGGCGCTCCGTGACCGAGTGAGCGAGTTGCTGCAACAGGTGGGGCTGCCGGCGAGCGCCGGCAACCGTTATCCGCACGAGTTCTCCGGGGGGCAGCGGCAGCGAATCGGCGTGGCCAGGGCGCTCGCCTTGCGCCCGTCGTTCATTGTCTGCGACGAGCCGACCAGCGCGCTCGATGTCTCGATTCGAGCCCAGGTGATCAACTTGCTGATCGACTTGCAGCGCGAGTTCCGGCTGAGCTACTTGATGATCAGCCACGATCTGGGCGTCGTCCGGCATATCAGCCATGAGGTCGCCGTGATGTACCTGGGCCGGGTTGTCGAACATGCGGCCACGGCCGAGCTCTACGACCAGCCGCGTCATCCCTACACGCAGGTCTTGCTGGCGGCGATTCCGGTGCCCGATCCGACGCGCCGGCGTCCGCGCGTGGTGGCGATGGACGACGATATTCCCTCGCCCATCCACATTCCGAGCGGCTGTGCATTTCATCCCCGTTGCCCGCTGTTTCAACTCAAGGGGCGGCCCGAGATCTGTCAGCGGCACGTGCCCGAGTTGCTGCCGATCGCGCCTGGGGCGCGGCATCTTGCGAGCTGCCACTTCGCGGCCGAATCGGCCGCACTTTCGCAGGTCTCGCCGAGCGCCTGA
- a CDS encoding enoyl-CoA hydratase/isomerase family protein, which translates to MAQVTTEAPIVTAELRDRVKWIAFNRPHVKNAIGPDSADLVRDEVLAAPDQGARAIVLTGNGGSFCSGADLKALAPMLGQGELTGVREVLLNHYHPMILAMTRSPLPVIAAVDGAAAGIGADTALAADIRLASERGFFAEIFVNIALIPDGGGTYSLPRLVGLGRALEMAFTGERVPAQDAHAWGLVNQVFPVEGFVDHVQKYAEHLAGKAPLSIARTKQAMRAAFEGMPLEQALLREAEIQAELFKSHDLQEGVMAFLQKRPPEFQGR; encoded by the coding sequence ATGGCCCAAGTTACGACCGAAGCACCGATCGTCACGGCTGAGCTGCGCGACCGCGTGAAATGGATCGCCTTCAACCGGCCGCACGTGAAAAATGCGATTGGCCCCGACTCGGCCGACCTGGTGCGCGACGAGGTGCTCGCAGCGCCCGACCAGGGAGCGCGAGCCATTGTGCTGACGGGCAACGGCGGTTCGTTTTGCTCAGGCGCCGATTTGAAGGCCTTGGCGCCCATGTTGGGCCAAGGCGAATTGACGGGCGTCCGCGAAGTGTTGCTCAATCATTACCATCCCATGATCCTGGCCATGACGCGGTCGCCGCTGCCGGTCATCGCGGCGGTCGATGGCGCGGCCGCCGGCATCGGCGCCGACACGGCGCTGGCGGCCGATATTCGCCTGGCCAGCGAACGGGGGTTCTTCGCCGAGATCTTTGTCAACATCGCCCTGATTCCCGACGGCGGCGGCACCTATTCGCTGCCGCGGCTGGTCGGGCTTGGCCGGGCTTTGGAGATGGCCTTCACCGGCGAGCGCGTGCCCGCGCAGGATGCCCATGCCTGGGGCCTGGTCAACCAGGTCTTTCCGGTCGAGGGCTTCGTCGACCATGTGCAAAAGTATGCCGAACATCTGGCCGGCAAGGCGCCGCTGTCGATTGCCCGCACCAAGCAGGCCATGCGTGCTGCGTTCGAAGGCATGCCGCTCGAGCAGGCGCTGCTCCGCGAGGCCGAGATCCAGGCCGAACTGTTCAAGTCGCACGATCTGCAAGAGGGTGTGATGGCCTTTCTGCAGAAGCGTCCCCCGGAATTCCAAGGCCGCTAA
- a CDS encoding amidase has product MTQALAWMSAVELAEQIRRKAISPVEVIDAVLAQADRLNPQLNALVTRIDDAARAAAQAAETAVLRGAELGPLHGVPFSAKDLHFTAGVRTTLGSELYRDFVPTFDHPMVARLRAAGAILIGKTNTSEFGLLPLAQSRLWGECHNPWNTALNTGGSSGGAAACVACGMGPLATASDGGGSIRIPAAFCGVFGIKPQHGRIPHVHQPPGWENLSHQGPLTRTVRDAARVLDVCAGTDLRDRWSLARPEASFEAACRGDVRGLRLAWSPDFGGLPCEANVLASCAQAARRFEDLGCHVDLVRLELPDLSAAQQVIVQCETAAAIHDRRAEWLDCITPSMARMLDKADALSYRDLLQAHWQRERYCEAIAPVFATYDALLTPTVGITAPENGSLGPRVVGGQKIRALAWLAYCVPANMTWQPALSLPAPRTPEGLPVGLQVIGRPHDEATILRLAANYEAAWPWFECPPVAAPAAPK; this is encoded by the coding sequence GTGACCCAGGCGCTCGCTTGGATGTCGGCCGTCGAGTTGGCCGAACAGATTCGCCGCAAGGCCATCTCGCCGGTCGAGGTGATCGACGCCGTGCTGGCCCAGGCGGATCGCTTGAATCCGCAACTCAACGCGCTCGTCACTCGCATCGACGATGCGGCTCGCGCAGCGGCTCAAGCCGCCGAGACCGCCGTGCTGCGCGGAGCCGAGCTCGGCCCGCTGCACGGGGTCCCGTTTTCGGCCAAAGACCTGCACTTCACGGCCGGCGTGCGGACCACTTTGGGCTCGGAACTGTATCGCGACTTTGTCCCCACTTTCGATCACCCCATGGTCGCCCGGCTGCGAGCCGCCGGGGCAATCCTCATTGGCAAGACCAACACTTCGGAGTTTGGGCTCTTGCCGTTGGCGCAAAGCCGTCTCTGGGGCGAATGCCACAACCCCTGGAATACCGCGCTCAACACCGGCGGTTCGAGCGGCGGCGCGGCGGCATGCGTAGCCTGTGGCATGGGCCCCCTGGCCACGGCCAGCGACGGCGGCGGGTCGATCCGCATCCCGGCCGCATTCTGCGGCGTGTTCGGCATCAAGCCGCAGCACGGGCGAATCCCGCACGTCCACCAGCCTCCGGGCTGGGAAAACCTCTCGCATCAAGGGCCTTTGACCCGCACCGTGCGCGACGCGGCGCGCGTGCTCGACGTTTGTGCCGGAACCGACTTGCGAGATCGCTGGTCGCTGGCCCGGCCCGAGGCGAGCTTCGAAGCGGCTTGCCGCGGTGACGTGCGAGGACTGCGCCTGGCGTGGTCGCCCGACTTCGGAGGGCTGCCCTGCGAAGCCAACGTGCTGGCCAGTTGCGCGCAAGCGGCCCGGCGCTTCGAGGATTTGGGCTGCCACGTCGACCTAGTTCGTCTGGAACTGCCGGATCTGAGCGCCGCGCAGCAAGTGATCGTGCAGTGCGAAACGGCCGCGGCCATTCACGACCGCCGCGCCGAGTGGCTCGATTGCATCACCCCATCGATGGCGCGCATGCTCGATAAGGCCGATGCGCTCTCCTACCGCGACCTGTTGCAGGCCCATTGGCAGCGCGAACGGTATTGCGAGGCCATCGCCCCGGTGTTTGCCACCTACGACGCCTTGCTCACGCCGACCGTGGGCATCACAGCCCCCGAGAACGGCTCGCTCGGTCCGCGCGTCGTCGGCGGGCAGAAGATCCGCGCCCTGGCGTGGCTGGCGTATTGCGTGCCCGCCAACATGACGTGGCAACCGGCGCTGAGCCTGCCCGCGCCGCGCACTCCGGAGGGGCTGCCCGTGGGGCTGCAAGTGATCGGACGACCGCACGACGAAGCGACTATCCTGCGGCTGGCTGCCAACTACGAGGCGGCCTGGCCCTGGTTCGAGTGCCCGCCGGTGGCGGCGCCGGCCGCTCCCAAATGA
- a CDS encoding 3-ketoacyl-ACP reductase, whose translation MAPSDSLPAALVTGGSRGIGRGIALALGKAGHAIVVGYARRADAAAEVVGQIEQAGGRAVAVQGDVCLEGDRARWIDAALSHFGRLDLLINNAGITSPGRRDLLEATEASFDLVWTTNLKGPFFLAQIAAKAMIGLIRAGAIARGTIVNMSSISAYTVSTDRADYCLAKAALGMMTQLFAARLAEEAISVFELRPGVIATDMTAPVAAKYDRLIAEGLTPIRRWGQVSDIAAAVLAISQGAFPFSTGQVFDIDGGYHIRRLH comes from the coding sequence ATGGCACCATCAGATTCACTGCCCGCCGCACTCGTGACGGGTGGCTCCCGGGGAATCGGTCGCGGAATCGCCCTCGCGCTGGGCAAAGCGGGGCACGCGATCGTCGTCGGCTATGCCCGGCGGGCCGACGCCGCAGCCGAGGTGGTCGGACAGATCGAGCAGGCCGGAGGCAGGGCCGTCGCCGTGCAGGGGGACGTGTGCCTGGAGGGCGATCGGGCACGGTGGATCGACGCCGCTTTGTCCCACTTCGGGCGGCTCGATTTGCTCATCAACAACGCTGGGATCACCTCTCCCGGCCGCCGCGACCTGCTCGAAGCTACCGAGGCGAGTTTCGACCTCGTTTGGACAACGAATCTCAAGGGCCCTTTCTTCCTCGCGCAGATTGCCGCCAAGGCGATGATCGGCCTGATCCGGGCTGGCGCCATCGCGCGCGGGACGATCGTCAACATGTCGTCCATTTCGGCCTACACGGTCAGCACCGACCGGGCCGATTACTGCCTGGCAAAGGCCGCGCTCGGCATGATGACGCAATTGTTCGCGGCGCGGCTGGCGGAAGAAGCTATTTCCGTGTTTGAGCTTCGCCCGGGCGTGATTGCCACCGATATGACCGCGCCGGTCGCGGCGAAGTACGATCGGCTGATTGCCGAGGGCCTGACGCCGATTCGCCGCTGGGGCCAGGTGAGCGACATCGCCGCCGCGGTCCTGGCCATTTCGCAAGGGGCGTTTCCGTTCTCGACGGGCCAGGTGTTCGATATCGACGGCGGCTATCATATTCGCCGTTTGCATTGA
- the cadA gene encoding cadmium-translocating P-type ATPase: MAESLELPIAGMTCQRCVASVTQALKAVPGVEVVDVVLEPGRATVVFDPSQVDRAKLAAAVQAAGYQVAAGPAPGVSKAPGPPLVQLQRGPRPADGPPPPEPSPKPASQSEATLVFDVAGMHCASCVARIEQSLTQVPGVVRARANLALNQASADVVPEQVTPEALAAAIERSGYRARLVEADVDLGAQLTAQREAELHYWRRQLILGGILLALLFLAHHRAGGHANDFALLLLATPLQVILGWPFYRGAWQRLRHGSTNMDTLVALGTTVAYLGGVEAWFNHRAAMYFMDAGMILVFISLGRYFEVQAKGRASQAIQRLLDLTPPVALVIEDRHQVARPLAQVRVGATILIQPGAKVPLDCTVERGHSAVDQSWLTGESLPVDKHAGDELLAGTINGEGSLTARVTRPVGQSALAQVIALVRRAQESRADVERLADRVVRYFVPAVLLFALLTLLGWGIVGRDWAIAMSTTVAVLVVACPCAMGLATPTAILVASGRGAELGILVKNAHALELAAHATTVVLDKTGTITSGKPSVVALHPAAAASDQELLAVAAAAEQLSSHPLAASVVRAAHERGLQLTRAHDLSLVPGQGIRARIQDGEVLIGTQPLLAASGIDIVASVTELAAARARGETLLFVAQQGRYLGWLALADTVAEQSAAVIARLKDLGLRPQLLTGDHREAAAAVAQSVGIEDVSAEVLPAGKAEAVGKLRATGQGVVMVGDGINDAPALAAADVGVAIGAGADVAIEAADVVLTGHDLRNLPRLIVLARGTMRVIKQNLGWAFGYNILLLPLAAGMLSWLPGLDYRLPPVVAAAAMAASSVSVVANSLRLRSWRLD, from the coding sequence ATGGCCGAATCCCTTGAATTGCCGATTGCCGGCATGACCTGCCAGCGCTGCGTGGCCTCGGTCACCCAGGCGCTGAAAGCGGTGCCAGGGGTGGAAGTGGTCGACGTCGTACTCGAGCCGGGGCGGGCGACGGTGGTATTCGACCCGAGCCAGGTCGATCGCGCAAAACTTGCCGCCGCCGTGCAAGCCGCCGGCTATCAGGTCGCCGCAGGCCCCGCGCCCGGGGTGTCCAAGGCACCGGGCCCGCCGCTGGTACAGTTGCAGCGAGGGCCAAGGCCCGCTGACGGGCCGCCGCCGCCCGAGCCATCTCCCAAGCCCGCTTCGCAGAGCGAAGCAACGCTGGTCTTCGACGTCGCAGGGATGCACTGCGCAAGCTGTGTTGCCCGCATCGAGCAATCGCTGACGCAGGTGCCGGGGGTCGTTCGCGCCAGGGCCAACCTGGCGCTCAATCAGGCGTCGGCCGACGTGGTGCCCGAGCAGGTCACTCCCGAGGCGCTCGCCGCGGCCATCGAGCGGAGCGGCTACCGGGCCCGTCTGGTCGAGGCCGACGTTGACCTGGGCGCGCAGCTTACGGCGCAGCGCGAAGCAGAGCTGCATTACTGGCGGCGTCAATTGATCCTGGGCGGCATCCTCCTGGCCTTGCTGTTCCTGGCACATCACCGCGCCGGCGGCCACGCGAACGACTTTGCGCTGCTGCTCCTGGCCACTCCGCTGCAGGTCATCCTCGGTTGGCCGTTCTATCGCGGGGCCTGGCAGCGCCTGCGTCACGGATCGACGAACATGGATACCCTCGTCGCATTGGGCACGACCGTCGCCTATCTGGGCGGCGTCGAAGCCTGGTTCAATCACCGCGCAGCGATGTACTTCATGGATGCCGGGATGATCCTGGTGTTCATCTCGTTGGGGCGCTATTTCGAAGTCCAGGCCAAGGGGCGCGCCTCGCAGGCCATCCAGCGGCTGCTCGATCTGACGCCGCCCGTGGCGCTGGTCATCGAAGACCGGCACCAGGTTGCCCGACCACTCGCCCAGGTGCGCGTCGGGGCCACGATCTTGATCCAACCAGGCGCCAAGGTGCCGCTCGATTGCACGGTCGAACGCGGACACTCGGCGGTCGACCAGTCGTGGTTGACCGGCGAGTCGCTGCCGGTGGACAAGCACGCGGGCGACGAGCTACTGGCCGGCACGATCAACGGCGAAGGTTCGTTGACGGCACGCGTCACGCGCCCGGTCGGCCAGTCGGCCTTGGCCCAGGTGATCGCGCTGGTGCGCCGGGCGCAGGAATCGCGCGCCGACGTCGAGCGCCTGGCCGACCGCGTGGTGCGCTACTTCGTTCCGGCGGTGCTCCTCTTCGCGCTGCTCACCTTGCTGGGCTGGGGAATTGTCGGGCGGGATTGGGCCATCGCGATGTCGACGACCGTGGCCGTGTTGGTCGTGGCGTGCCCCTGCGCCATGGGATTAGCCACGCCCACGGCCATCCTCGTGGCCAGCGGCCGCGGAGCCGAACTGGGAATCCTGGTCAAGAACGCTCACGCCTTGGAATTGGCCGCGCACGCTACCACGGTCGTGCTCGACAAGACAGGCACCATCACCAGCGGAAAGCCGAGCGTGGTTGCGCTGCATCCGGCCGCGGCAGCAAGCGACCAGGAGTTGTTGGCCGTCGCCGCCGCCGCCGAGCAACTCAGCAGCCATCCACTGGCAGCCAGCGTCGTGCGAGCCGCTCACGAGCGCGGTCTACAACTCACCCGGGCGCATGATCTTTCACTCGTGCCGGGGCAGGGGATTCGCGCGCGGATTCAAGACGGGGAAGTCCTCATCGGCACGCAACCGCTGTTGGCGGCCTCGGGCATCGACATTGTCGCGTCCGTCACCGAACTGGCGGCGGCACGGGCCCGGGGCGAGACGTTGCTGTTTGTCGCGCAACAAGGACGTTACCTGGGCTGGCTGGCGTTGGCCGACACCGTGGCCGAACAGAGCGCGGCGGTGATCGCCCGGCTCAAGGACCTGGGACTGCGGCCGCAGCTCTTGACCGGCGATCATCGCGAAGCGGCGGCCGCGGTGGCCCAAAGCGTCGGCATCGAGGACGTTTCTGCCGAGGTGCTGCCGGCTGGCAAGGCCGAAGCGGTCGGAAAATTGCGAGCCACGGGCCAAGGCGTGGTGATGGTCGGCGACGGCATCAACGATGCACCGGCGCTCGCTGCGGCCGACGTCGGGGTCGCGATTGGTGCCGGGGCCGACGTCGCGATTGAGGCCGCCGACGTCGTGCTCACCGGTCACGATTTAAGAAATCTGCCCCGTTTGATCGTCCTGGCCCGCGGGACGATGCGCGTGATCAAGCAGAACCTCGGCTGGGCCTTCGGCTACAACATCTTGCTGTTGCCGCTGGCCGCGGGAATGCTCAGTTGGCTGCCCGGTTTGGACTATCGTCTACCACCGGTCGTCGCCGCCGCCGCGATGGCCGCCAGCAGCGTATCAGTTGTCGCCAATAGCCTGCGCTTGCGCTCGTGGCGATTGGACTGA